The Blochmannia endosymbiont of Camponotus sp. genome includes a window with the following:
- the leuS gene encoding leucine--tRNA ligase: MRKSYSPNEIESIVQKYWYKNKTFSVTEDSSKEKYYCLSMIPYPSGNLHMGHVRNYTIGDVISRYQRMLGKNVLQPIGWDAFGLPAEHAAIINNTDPEIWTQSNIHYMKNQLQSLGFAYDWSREIITCQPQYYRWEQWFFTILYKKGLVYKKTSSVNWCPYHKTVLANEQVINNCCWRCHTRVKYKKIPQWFIKITNYADQLLYGLDQLKNWPEQVKIMQRNWIGRSEGVNVTFNIANCDDTLTVYTTQLDIFMGITCLLVSIDHPMVLKIAAIDLNLARFTQKCDHFDIKSISENVRFFEKKGMPINIYAIHPITNSRLPIWVVNFLIPIELDGIGAGVLVPAHNQQDWEFACKYNLPVKPVIKNLDGTEPSVMVKAMTGDGILFNSGEFNGLSSCTASNIIAAALITRGIAQYKIYYRLKDWCISRQRYWGVPIPMITLENGVVKPVFFDQLPVILPKKIVPMQSNRNNKHVDSSLKMYSNWIQTTYKGQAAIRDTDTFDTFMESSWYYARYTCPHYSKGMLDKHSANYWLPIDQYIGGIEHATMHLLYFRFYHKLMRDEGLVCSDEPAIRLLCQGMVLSDSFYYLSTNNQRIWVDPTHVKIKRDTMGHIVEAVDKNGRDLIYAGLCKMSKSKNNGIDPNTIIERYGSDAVRFFIMFAAPVGAALEWKESGLEGAQRFLRRVWSLVYQHIQDGPVKTLNGLMLNYVQKFIRYNIHKTIEKVTDDIDRRQSFNTALAAIMKLVNKLYSAQKKSMQDRAVLQEALLVIVRLLYPFTPHISFILWKALGGLGDIDHATWPTVDTQAIINDKTLIIVQVNGKMRHKIYVPLNSDKNVVYKLLESENVLNKYLIRKKINNIIYVPNRVINIIIQ, translated from the coding sequence ATGCGCAAATCATATTCTCCAAATGAAATTGAAAGCATTGTTCAGAAATATTGGTATAAAAATAAGACTTTTTCAGTAACGGAAGATAGTAGTAAAGAAAAGTATTATTGTTTATCTATGATCCCATATCCATCTGGAAACTTACATATGGGCCATGTACGCAATTATACAATTGGAGATGTAATTTCTCGATATCAACGTATGCTTGGAAAAAATGTATTACAACCCATAGGTTGGGATGCTTTTGGGTTGCCTGCAGAACATGCTGCAATCATAAATAATACAGATCCAGAAATTTGGACACAATCTAATATTCATTATATGAAAAATCAATTACAATCGTTGGGTTTTGCTTACGACTGGAGTAGAGAGATTATAACCTGTCAACCTCAATATTATCGATGGGAGCAATGGTTTTTTACTATTTTATATAAAAAAGGTTTAGTATATAAAAAAACTTCATCAGTAAACTGGTGTCCATATCATAAAACGGTTTTGGCGAATGAGCAAGTTATTAATAATTGTTGTTGGCGTTGTCATACTCGTGTTAAATATAAAAAAATTCCGCAATGGTTTATAAAAATTACTAATTACGCAGATCAATTATTATATGGGTTAGATCAATTAAAAAATTGGCCTGAACAAGTAAAAATTATGCAAAGAAATTGGATAGGACGATCGGAAGGTGTTAATGTTACTTTTAATATTGCGAATTGTGATGATACGTTAACGGTATATACTACCCAATTGGATATTTTTATGGGAATTACTTGTTTATTGGTATCTATAGATCATCCAATGGTGTTAAAAATAGCAGCAATTGATTTAAATTTAGCTCGTTTTACTCAAAAATGTGATCATTTTGATATTAAATCAATATCAGAAAATGTTCGTTTTTTTGAAAAAAAGGGAATGCCTATTAATATTTATGCGATACATCCAATTACTAATAGTAGATTGCCAATTTGGGTTGTTAATTTTCTCATACCTATTGAACTTGATGGAATAGGAGCAGGTGTATTAGTTCCAGCCCATAATCAACAAGATTGGGAGTTTGCTTGCAAATATAATCTACCAGTTAAACCTGTCATAAAGAATCTGGATGGAACTGAACCAAGTGTTATGGTTAAAGCAATGACTGGAGATGGAATATTATTTAATTCTGGTGAGTTTAATGGATTAAGTTCTTGTACGGCGTCTAATATAATTGCTGCAGCGTTAATTACACGTGGTATAGCTCAATATAAGATATATTATCGCTTAAAAGATTGGTGTATATCACGTCAGCGTTATTGGGGAGTTCCTATTCCTATGATAACACTAGAAAATGGTGTCGTTAAGCCAGTGTTTTTTGATCAATTACCGGTAATTCTGCCAAAAAAAATAGTACCTATGCAAAGTAATAGGAATAATAAACATGTAGATAGTTCTTTAAAGATGTATTCGAATTGGATTCAAACTACTTATAAAGGACAAGCAGCTATTCGTGATACTGATACTTTTGATACTTTTATGGAATCTTCTTGGTATTATGCTCGTTATACATGTCCTCATTATAGTAAAGGTATGTTGGATAAACATTCTGCTAATTATTGGTTACCAATTGATCAATATATAGGTGGAATTGAACATGCCACCATGCATTTATTGTATTTTCGTTTTTATCATAAATTAATGCGCGATGAAGGATTAGTTTGTTCTGATGAACCTGCAATACGCTTATTATGTCAAGGTATGGTATTGTCAGATTCATTTTATTATTTGTCTACTAATAATCAACGTATATGGGTAGATCCAACTCATGTTAAAATAAAACGTGATACAATGGGACATATTGTAGAGGCTGTAGATAAAAATGGACGTGATTTGATTTATGCTGGACTGTGTAAAATGTCAAAGTCAAAAAATAATGGTATTGATCCAAATACAATTATTGAAAGATATGGTTCGGATGCAGTACGTTTTTTTATCATGTTCGCTGCTCCAGTTGGAGCAGCGTTAGAGTGGAAAGAATCTGGATTGGAAGGTGCTCAGCGTTTTCTTAGGCGTGTTTGGAGTTTAGTATATCAACATATCCAAGATGGGCCTGTGAAGACTTTGAACGGGTTAATGCTTAATTATGTGCAAAAATTCATTCGGTATAACATACATAAAACCATAGAAAAAGTTACTGACGATATTGATCGTAGACAATCATTTAATACTGCTTTGGCTGCGATTATGAAATTAGTGAATAAATTATATAGCGCCCAAAAAAAGAGTATGCAAGATAGAGCAGTATTGCAAGAAGCTTTGTTAGTAATAGTACGATTATTATATCCGTTTACTCCACATATTAGTTTTATTTTATGGAAAGCTTTAGGAGGTTTGGGAGATATTGATCATGCAACATGGCCAACTGTAGATACACAAGCAATAATAAATGACAAGACACTTATTATAGTGCAAGTTAATGGGAAAATGCGACATAAAATATATGTACCATTGAATAGCGATAAGAATGTAGTTTATAAATTATTAGAATCAGAGAATGTTTTGAATAAATATCTTATTAGAAAAAAAATAAATAATATAATCTATGTTCCAAATAGAGTGATTAATATTATTATACAGTGA
- the lnt gene encoding apolipoprotein N-acyltransferase, protein MMFVVTAYYKYKQFFLFFIVLLFGAFGVLGFSPYNFWPASIISLTVLLKKVLDSTWKQVIWYAFFWGIGFFGSGLQWIYISIDQFSNMCSYINTALIVCLVLYLTLFPILFSALLTVIRLNTTIWCAVGTAPVLWLIIEYIRGHIFTGFPWLQFGYSQIDGPFKGIAPIFGVEGITFILVLISGLVAISIKRAQLSSTVVSLGILLFLWPLEWIQWYHIQPQRAVNVSLVQGNIDQHIKWNANYLDKIMQIYLDHTLPLLGKTKIIIWPESAIPGNEIDHDQVLTLLDHQLRQDQTNLITGIIGMRYVKNDYYYYNSIIVIGDSKPYKYPSCNRYDKHHLVLCSESFPLQRFFSPLLHLFNIPVPSMQKGYYFQPQLTVSFIKITAVICYEIILGKQIRDNFKPDTDFLLTVANNAWFGNSIGPWQYFQMARMRALELGRPLLCSTNNGVTAIVNADGSIQAQLPQFSSTVLSDTVIPTTGLTPYARFGSWFFLSIITVYVILIFKCKKLYIFSIKNFY, encoded by the coding sequence ATGATGTTCGTTGTTACCGCATATTATAAATACAAACAATTTTTTTTGTTTTTCATAGTATTATTATTTGGAGCATTCGGTGTTTTAGGATTTTCTCCGTACAACTTTTGGCCAGCTAGTATTATTTCATTAACTGTTTTATTAAAAAAAGTTTTAGATTCTACATGGAAACAAGTTATATGGTATGCGTTTTTTTGGGGTATTGGTTTTTTTGGTAGTGGATTACAATGGATTTATATAAGTATAGATCAATTTAGTAATATGTGTAGTTATATAAATACTGCGTTAATTGTTTGTTTAGTCTTATATTTGACATTGTTTCCCATATTATTTTCTGCATTACTTACGGTAATACGTTTAAATACAACTATATGGTGTGCAGTAGGTACTGCTCCAGTATTATGGTTAATTATTGAATATATTAGAGGGCATATTTTTACTGGATTTCCGTGGTTACAGTTTGGTTATAGTCAAATTGATGGGCCTTTCAAAGGCATTGCCCCTATTTTTGGGGTAGAAGGTATCACGTTTATTCTTGTTTTAATAAGTGGATTAGTAGCGATATCCATTAAAAGAGCACAGTTATCATCAACGGTTGTATCTTTAGGGATATTGTTGTTTTTGTGGCCTTTAGAATGGATACAATGGTATCATATACAACCACAACGTGCTGTAAATGTTTCGTTAGTACAAGGTAATATTGACCAACACATAAAGTGGAATGCTAATTATTTAGACAAAATAATGCAAATATATTTAGATCATACTTTGCCTTTGCTTGGAAAAACAAAAATAATTATTTGGCCAGAATCAGCGATTCCAGGAAATGAAATTGACCATGACCAAGTTTTAACATTATTAGATCATCAGTTAAGACAAGATCAAACAAATTTGATTACTGGGATTATTGGAATGCGTTATGTTAAAAACGATTACTATTATTATAATAGTATTATAGTAATTGGAGATTCTAAACCTTACAAATATCCGAGTTGTAATCGGTATGATAAACATCATCTAGTATTATGTTCTGAAAGTTTTCCATTGCAAAGATTTTTTAGTCCATTGTTACATTTATTTAATATTCCTGTTCCTTCTATGCAAAAAGGTTATTATTTTCAACCGCAATTGACTGTGTCGTTTATCAAAATAACTGCTGTTATTTGTTATGAAATAATTCTTGGCAAGCAAATTCGCGATAATTTTAAACCTGATACTGATTTTTTATTAACTGTTGCAAACAACGCATGGTTTGGAAATTCTATTGGACCGTGGCAATATTTTCAAATGGCTCGTATGCGTGCTCTAGAACTAGGAAGACCTTTATTGTGCAGTACTAACAATGGAGTTACTGCTATTGTAAATGCAGATGGTTCCATTCAAGCACAACTTCCTCAGTTTAGTTCAACAGTACTTAGTGATACAGTTATTCCAACTACAGGGTTGACGCCGTATGCAAGATTTGGATCCTGGTTTTTTTTAAGTATCATTACTGTATATGTAATTTTAATCTTTAAATGCAAAAAATTATATATTTTTTCAATAAAAAATTTTTATTAA
- the corC gene encoding CNNM family magnesium/cobalt transport protein CorC (CorC(YbeX) belongs to the Cyclin M Mg2+ Exporter (CNNM) family, and was characterized as belonging to a set of three proteins, at least one of which must be present for CorA to function.) has protein sequence MNDHNLAENVNSIRKKSFFAFILHHLFHSSPKNRDDLLNLIRDFEQNSLIDADTRDMLEGVMDIVEQKVRDIMVPRAQIIFLKNTQSWDEQLSIIIESAHSRFPVLHGNQDRIKGVLIAKDLLPFILKKSKSCSFDKILRPALVVPEHKGVDRMLQEFRIQHCHMAIVIDEFGGMSGLITIEDILELIVGEIEDEYDNKDNCDIRQISQYTFIVNALTPVIDFNKMFNTCFYNEEIDTVGGFVMQSFGHLPTNGESIDILGYTFKVTLTDSHRIMQLLVQIPKNSLYVSKNNNLHT, from the coding sequence ATGAATGACCATAATTTAGCGGAGAATGTTAATTCAATTCGTAAAAAGAGCTTTTTTGCTTTCATATTACATCATCTCTTTCATAGTAGTCCTAAAAATCGTGATGATTTGCTAAATTTAATACGTGATTTTGAGCAAAATTCTTTGATAGATGCAGATACTCGAGATATGCTGGAAGGAGTTATGGATATTGTCGAACAAAAAGTTAGAGATATTATGGTGCCTAGGGCACAAATTATTTTTTTAAAAAATACTCAATCTTGGGATGAGCAGCTTTCTATTATTATAGAGTCTGCGCATTCCAGATTTCCAGTATTACATGGTAATCAGGATAGAATCAAAGGAGTTTTAATTGCTAAAGATTTATTACCATTCATATTAAAAAAATCTAAATCATGTAGTTTTGATAAAATTTTACGCCCAGCTTTGGTAGTACCAGAACATAAAGGCGTAGACAGGATGCTACAAGAATTTCGTATACAACACTGCCATATGGCTATTGTAATAGATGAATTTGGAGGCATGTCTGGACTTATTACCATTGAGGACATATTAGAATTGATTGTTGGAGAAATTGAAGATGAATATGATAATAAAGATAATTGTGATATTCGTCAGATAAGCCAATATACTTTTATTGTTAATGCATTAACCCCTGTTATAGATTTCAACAAAATGTTTAATACTTGTTTTTATAATGAAGAAATAGACACTGTTGGAGGTTTTGTGATGCAATCTTTTGGACATTTACCTACAAATGGAGAATCTATAGACATTTTGGGTTATACATTTAAAGTCACACTTACAGATAGTCATCGTATTATGCAATTACTTGTACAAATTCCTAAAAATTCATTATATGTATCTAAAAACAATAATTTGCATACATGA
- the ybeY gene encoding rRNA maturation RNase YbeY produces the protein MVLDLQLACKNLDGLPSRKLFKSWMRGMFSTYKKKIELTIRIVDAKEMRYLNWYYLGKNYPTNVLSFPFVPPSGIKSSLLGDIVLCRQVIEYESKKRNVPSTSAHWAHMMIHGSLHLLGYNHLLDEEAILMKQTEISILQQYGYQTCCYT, from the coding sequence ATGGTTCTTGATTTGCAATTAGCATGTAAAAATTTAGATGGATTACCTAGTAGAAAATTGTTTAAATCATGGATGCGCGGTATGTTTTCTACGTATAAAAAAAAAATAGAATTGACTATTCGTATAGTAGATGCAAAAGAAATGCGTTATTTAAATTGGTATTATTTGGGAAAAAATTATCCTACTAATGTTTTATCATTTCCTTTTGTACCCCCGTCCGGTATTAAATCTTCATTACTCGGAGATATAGTACTTTGTCGTCAAGTGATTGAGTATGAATCTAAGAAAAGAAATGTACCATCTACTAGCGCGCATTGGGCGCATATGATGATTCATGGTTCATTGCATTTATTGGGATATAATCATCTTCTTGATGAAGAGGCTATATTAATGAAACAAACTGAAATAAGTATACTTCAGCAATACGGATATCAAACGTGTTGTTATACATAG
- a CDS encoding PhoH family protein yields MNLVTKEIRLQPVNNKRLINLCGPLDDNLKQLEYQLKITINRYNNFFRLVGPSISVEIATDVLVSLYSETEFERETINDINPERIYLTIKKIQILKKKSKYTKEINNSSIRIETKRGIIKPRTENQAQYISNIFNHDVTFGIGPAGTGKTYLAIAAAVDLLERQKNKHIILTRPAIEAGEKLGFLPGDLNQKSDPYVRPLYDALFNIIGYERVEKLIQKKIIEVAPLAYMRGRTLNDSVIILDESQNTTITQMKMFLTRIGFRSTVIITGDITQIDLPSNQSSGLEHAIKVLPIIKDISFNFFNKEDSVRHSIVTRIIDAYEAWDGNKNILSMDSNKYKNNCK; encoded by the coding sequence TTGAATTTAGTAACTAAAGAAATTAGATTACAGCCAGTCAATAATAAACGTTTGATAAATCTATGCGGCCCTTTAGATGATAACTTGAAACAATTAGAATATCAGTTGAAAATTACTATCAATAGGTACAATAATTTTTTTAGATTAGTAGGTCCATCAATATCGGTTGAAATAGCTACTGATGTTTTAGTATCTTTGTATTCAGAGACAGAGTTTGAGCGCGAAACGATTAATGATATTAATCCAGAACGGATATATCTGACTATTAAAAAGATCCAAATATTGAAAAAAAAATCAAAATATACAAAAGAAATTAATAATAGTTCAATAAGAATTGAGACAAAACGTGGAATAATTAAGCCTCGTACAGAAAATCAAGCACAATATATTTCTAATATTTTTAATCATGATGTTACTTTTGGTATAGGGCCTGCAGGAACTGGGAAAACGTATCTAGCAATCGCTGCTGCGGTAGACTTGTTGGAGCGTCAAAAAAATAAACATATTATTTTAACTCGTCCTGCTATTGAAGCAGGAGAAAAATTAGGATTTTTGCCAGGAGATCTTAATCAAAAGTCTGACCCTTATGTTCGGCCGTTATATGATGCCTTGTTCAATATCATTGGATATGAAAGAGTAGAGAAATTAATACAAAAAAAAATAATAGAAGTAGCGCCGTTAGCTTACATGCGTGGACGTACATTGAACGACTCTGTTATTATTCTTGATGAGAGTCAGAATACGACTATTACTCAAATGAAAATGTTTTTAACGCGCATTGGATTTCGCTCTACGGTAATTATTACTGGAGATATTACACAAATTGATTTACCATCTAATCAATCATCTGGATTAGAACATGCTATTAAAGTATTGCCTATCATTAAAGATATTAGTTTTAATTTTTTTAATAAAGAAGACTCGGTACGTCACTCTATAGTAACTCGGATAATAGATGCATATGAAGCATGGGATGGTAATAAAAATATTTTGAGTATGGACTCAAACAAATATAAAAATAATTGTAAATAA
- a CDS encoding FAD-dependent monooxygenase, with translation MKKLLCDVLIFGGGIIGASLALRLSQSGIKVIIVDHKYPIPIKKKTTPYIRVAAINYASVEFLKKINIWDKIPANFCIPYHHLEAWEWPLAKVTFHSLSVGVPKMGLIIENNRLQLALWENFINFKTITLCCPSVLVSMYYDGSAWRCLLDNGVIIISRLLIGADGIYSQIRKKLGIGVIGWKYHQCCMLLTIKTKKYQYGTVWQKFTPYGPIGFLPLYDHWGSLMWYNTPEYIQKLQQLPIEILEKEIRNNFKNQLGNVKLYNLTVAPLIRQRAYSYITPGGALVGDAAHSLHPLVGQGINLGLRDVACLSYLLINSRVFDEHSSISEVLISYQNNRKYDSALMQSSIDWLYFIFHNNFWPLKIARNIAFMTIERSTYLKKKILLYALGI, from the coding sequence ATGAAAAAATTACTTTGTGATGTATTAATATTTGGTGGCGGGATCATAGGCGCGTCCTTAGCATTACGTCTTTCTCAATCCGGGATTAAAGTAATCATAGTAGACCATAAATATCCTATTCCAATTAAAAAAAAAACAACACCATATATCCGAGTTGCTGCTATTAATTATGCTTCGGTTGAATTCTTAAAAAAAATTAATATATGGGACAAAATTCCTGCTAATTTTTGTATTCCATATCATCATTTGGAAGCATGGGAATGGCCATTGGCAAAAGTAACCTTTCATTCTTTATCTGTAGGCGTCCCTAAAATGGGATTAATTATCGAAAATAATCGTTTGCAATTAGCACTGTGGGAAAATTTTATAAACTTTAAAACAATAACATTATGTTGCCCATCTGTATTAGTCTCTATGTATTATGACGGTTCTGCTTGGAGATGTCTTCTCGATAATGGTGTCATAATTATCAGTCGTCTATTAATAGGAGCTGACGGAATTTATTCTCAGATTCGAAAAAAATTAGGAATCGGAGTAATTGGTTGGAAATATCATCAATGTTGTATGTTACTTACTATCAAAACTAAAAAATACCAATATGGAACAGTTTGGCAAAAATTCACTCCTTATGGTCCTATAGGGTTTTTACCTCTATATGATCATTGGGGATCATTAATGTGGTATAATACTCCTGAATATATTCAAAAATTACAACAGTTACCTATAGAAATATTAGAAAAAGAAATTAGAAATAATTTTAAAAACCAATTAGGTAACGTTAAACTATACAATCTAACTGTAGCTCCCCTAATTCGTCAACGTGCATATAGTTATATAACTCCAGGAGGAGCATTAGTCGGCGATGCCGCTCATTCTTTGCATCCTTTAGTAGGACAAGGAATAAATTTAGGACTGCGTGATGTTGCATGCTTATCATACTTATTAATTAATTCACGTGTTTTTGATGAACATTCAAGTATATCAGAAGTTTTAATATCCTATCAAAATAACCGTAAATATGATTCCGCCCTAATGCAATCTAGCATAGATTGGTTGTACTTTATTTTTCATAACAACTTTTGGCCACTAAAAATAGCAAGGAATATTGCGTTTATGACAATTGAACGATCTACCTACCTAAAGAAAAAGATATTATTATATGCTTTAGGTATATAA
- the nagA gene encoding N-acetylglucosamine-6-phosphate deacetylase: protein MYALINSKIYTGKEILNDHALIVSEGIIRTICSTSELPKNIDMHDLSGSILTPGFIDLQVNGCGGTQFNDYISAISICTLKKMQTTNQLSGCTSFLPTLITSSDVLIRRAIRVMRGFLYQNKNQALGLHLEGPFINVRRRGVHNPILIRSLTEEMVNYLCDNSDVIKKITLAPEQLKMTFMQKLHKSGICVAIGHSNATYQQTRFSFLCGVSFGTHLFNAMPPLTAREPGVIGAIFDTPEIYCSVIADGFHVHWASIRYAKKIKGDRLILVTDATSPAGTNKVKSNFIFSNRTIYHRNHMCVDRKGVLSGSTLTMIRAIKNSVKYIGIPLDEALRMATLYPAKAIRVDHCLGSLEINKIANLTVFNQDYKIEKTIINGKIVNM from the coding sequence ATGTATGCTTTAATTAATAGTAAAATTTATACTGGTAAAGAAATTCTTAATGATCATGCGCTTATAGTTTCTGAAGGAATTATTAGAACTATTTGTTCTACTAGTGAGTTACCTAAAAATATAGATATGCATGATCTGTCAGGGTCTATATTAACACCTGGATTTATAGATTTACAAGTTAATGGATGTGGTGGAACACAATTTAATGATTATATAAGTGCAATATCAATATGTACACTGAAAAAAATGCAAACAACTAATCAACTTTCAGGTTGTACTAGTTTTCTTCCAACGTTAATTACTAGCAGCGATGTTTTGATTAGAAGAGCTATTAGAGTTATGCGTGGGTTTTTGTATCAAAATAAAAATCAAGCTTTAGGATTGCATTTAGAAGGTCCGTTTATAAATGTTAGAAGGCGAGGTGTACATAATCCTATATTAATTCGTTCGCTAACAGAAGAAATGGTAAATTATTTATGTGATAATAGTGATGTTATTAAAAAAATAACTCTTGCTCCTGAACAATTAAAGATGACATTTATGCAGAAGTTACATAAATCTGGGATTTGTGTTGCAATTGGACATTCTAATGCTACTTATCAACAAACACGGTTTAGTTTTTTATGTGGTGTTAGTTTTGGAACTCATTTATTTAATGCTATGCCTCCGTTAACTGCTCGTGAACCTGGTGTTATCGGTGCTATTTTTGATACACCAGAAATATACTGTAGTGTGATAGCAGACGGGTTTCATGTCCACTGGGCTAGTATTAGATATGCTAAGAAGATTAAAGGAGATCGTTTAATTTTAGTAACTGATGCAACTAGTCCTGCAGGAACTAATAAGGTAAAATCTAATTTTATTTTTTCTAACAGAACTATATATCATCGTAATCATATGTGTGTGGACCGTAAAGGGGTGCTTAGTGGATCAACTTTAACAATGATACGAGCAATAAAAAATAGTGTTAAATATATTGGAATACCGTTGGATGAAGCTTTACGTATGGCTACTTTATATCCAGCGAAAGCTATAAGAGTGGACCATTGTTTAGGTAGTTTAGAAATAAATAAAATTGCTAATTTAACTGTTTTTAATCAAGACTATAAAATAGAGAAAACCATTATTAATGGTAAAATAGTTAACATGTAA
- the nagB gene encoding glucosamine-6-phosphate deaminase, whose product MRVIFLDTADHVAQWVANYVVYRINSFSPTIENPFILGLPAGRTPIKTYKNIVSMYQFGQVSFKYVVIFTMDEYLGLSYEDPKSYHSFIHTNFINHVDIPKENVYVLNGNTDNIKAECQQYEEKIKSYGGVRLFIGGVGNDGHLAFNEPGSSLTSRTRIKNLSKATRISNANFFNNNINSVPKFALTIGIATLLESREIIIIATGLNKAKAVKSAIEGSVNHMWTISCLQLHPKSILVCDELSTMELKIKTVKYFQELEINNQTITT is encoded by the coding sequence ATGAGGGTTATATTTCTTGATACTGCCGATCATGTGGCTCAATGGGTTGCGAACTATGTTGTGTATCGTATTAATTCTTTTAGTCCCACTATTGAAAATCCGTTTATATTGGGATTGCCTGCAGGTAGAACACCAATAAAAACTTATAAAAATATTGTATCAATGTATCAGTTTGGTCAAGTGAGTTTTAAATATGTAGTAATATTTACTATGGATGAGTATCTTGGTTTATCTTATGAAGATCCTAAAAGTTATCATTCTTTTATACATACGAATTTTATTAATCATGTTGATATCCCTAAAGAGAATGTTTATGTTTTAAATGGCAATACTGACAATATTAAAGCTGAATGTCAACAATATGAAGAAAAAATAAAATCGTATGGAGGTGTTCGTTTATTTATAGGAGGAGTTGGAAATGACGGGCATCTTGCTTTTAATGAACCGGGGTCTTCCTTAACATCACGCACTAGAATTAAAAACTTAAGTAAAGCAACACGCATATCAAATGCTAATTTTTTTAATAATAATATTAATTCTGTACCTAAATTTGCATTAACTATTGGGATTGCTACATTGCTGGAATCACGAGAAATAATAATAATAGCAACTGGACTAAATAAGGCTAAAGCAGTAAAGTCAGCAATTGAGGGCAGTGTTAACCATATGTGGACGATTAGTTGTTTACAGTTACATCCTAAATCAATATTGGTGTGTGATGAGTTGTCGACTATGGAGTTAAAAATAAAAACGGTTAAGTATTTTCAAGAATTAGAAATTAATAATCAAACAATTACAACATAG